The genomic region ACCTAGACTTCCGCGGAAGCGGTAGCTCGCGGCATGCGCATGACCTGCTCGAGGGCGTGTGGGTGCTTCAGCACGGCAAGCGTCTCGCGTGCGCTGAGGCTGCTGACGACTTCCTCGAAATCGTCGCTCTGCTCAATCTTGGCCCGGCCGATCGCGAGATCTATGTCGATTTGGCCCGATTTGCGCGGCGGCGTTTCGAGGGACTGCATGTGCGGTCCCAGCAACGCGGGATTCTGTCTAAGTTCGATCAGGGCCCCGTGTGGCTCGATTCGATCCAGGCTGGCAAGCTCTCTCGCCCTCTGCAGCAGCGCCGGCACGCGATTGTCCTCCGGGGTTGCAAACAGGCGCGCCATTCGCGGTGCCGTCGAGGTGACGAGACCGATCGGAATGGCGCAAACCAGGCCGATGATCACCGGTGACATCCAGAGCAGCAGCGGGAGCGACACGGCGTAGGCGCTTGCCGCCATGGCCAGACCGCATAGGGTCGGCACCGTGAACTTGCGATAGACTTCGTCGCGCGTGATCCTGCCATCGCTTCGCCGTTGCACTTGCCAGCCCGCGTCACGGCCCAGCAGGATCTCCGCCACGGCGGTGGATTGAAAGATCATCATGGAGGGGGCGATCAAGGCGGCAAGCAGGCTCTCGGCGACCACCGCCAGCAGCACGCGAAATCCGCCGCCGAATGCCTGCCGTTCCGCACGCTTGGTGAGCAAAACGAGGTAGGCCAGCAATTTGGGCACGATGAGCAGCCCCATTGTCGCGGCAAAGACCCAGGCGGCGAGCACGGGATCCTGTGCGGGCCACGTTGGAAACAACGAGAAGCCCTTGGGAAAGTACTCCGGCTTGACGAAATAGGCCTGCAAGGAGGTCAGGATTCCGAGCAATAGAAACAGCAGCCACAGCGGCGCGGTGAGGTAGGATCCGATCCCGGTCAACAGGTGAAGCCTGGAGACCCAGTGCAGGCCTCGAGCCGGTAGAACGGCAAGATGCTGGAGATTGCCCTGACACCAGCGGCGGTCGCGCGCCGCGAAATCCAGAAGCGACGGGGGCACCTCCTCGAAACTCCCGCCGAGACCTGGAGCCATGAAAATTCCCCATCCCGCTCGTCGCATTAGTGCGGCTTCGACAAAATCGTGGCTGAGGATATGGCCGCCGAAAGGCTTCCTCCCGCGCAACTCGGGCAGGCCCGCCTCTTGCGCAAAAGCCTGCACCCGGATGATGGCGTTATGTCCCCAGTAGTTGCCCTCTGAGGCGTGCCACCAGGTGTTCCCGGCCGCGATCAGCGGGCCGTACAAACGACCCGAGAACTGCTGAAGCCGGCTAATCAGGGTTCGCGCATTGACGACGATCGGAAGCGTTTGAATCAGCGCGGCTTGCGAGTTCGATTCCATCGCGCCCGCCAGCCGCACGATGGTCTCTCCGCTCATCAGACTGTCCGCGTCGAGAATGATCATGTAGTCGTAGGCGCCACCGAACCGCCTCACCCATTCGGCGATGTTGCCGGACTTTCGGGCGGTGTTGTCGGATCGGTGACGATAGTAGAGATGGCCCGAACCGCAGTTGCGCTGCAGTTCCAGAAACGCAAGCTCCTCGGCAATCCAGATGTCCGGATCTGTCGTGTCACTGAGCAGAAACCAATCGAACAACGGGTCCTGTCCGGTTTCGCCGACCGACTCGTACATGGCGCGGAGTCGCGCCATGAGATGGTGCTGATCCTCGTTATAGGTCGGCAACAGCATCGCCGTTCGGCCGGTGATCGTGGGCAGCGGACCCTGGCTGTCCATTGGCAGCACATCCGGTCGCCCCCGCAGGAGCACAAAAAAACCGGCGACTGAAGACACGAACGAAAACGCGATCCAGGCGAGCAGCACGAGAAACAGCCCGAACACCATGCCTTCGAGGACCGTGACGCCACCAACCTTGAGAACATCGTACATCTCAACAGCGCCCGCAGCGGTAATCGCGACCGTTCCGCCAAGAATGAACAGGCGTCGCGCTGCAACGGCAGGGGCGGTCCGCAGTCGCCCCGGATCGGCACGGTTAGTCCGGTCCAATCGGCAAGGCTGCATGGGGAGAGGCGTTTCGTCGGGAAGATACCGAGTGCCAAGCTCAAGCGAGAGCGCGGGCGAGGTCGTCAGGGCGCCCATCGGTAAACCCAGACTTCAGAGATCGGCTGTTCGCCCTGCATCAAGATCGCCCTCAACTCGATCGGCGCGTCCTTCACGGCGCACTGGAAACTCAGGCGCCAGCCACCGGTTTCCGGGTTTGGCTGTGTGACGACGTTCTTGATCTCGGATTTGTCGGCGCTGACGGCACCCCTTACCTTGTTGGGATCGACCGCCTTCAGTCCGTCCCCGACGATTTCGAGCACGAACAATTTGCTGTCGTCGCCCCGCGCGCCAACGCCTGTGCGGGTGAACCGAGCCAGCGAATTGGGCTTCGGCGCGTCCGGACCCCAGTGCAGACGGTAGGTGTAGTTGTTTTCGCTCTTGGCCTGGAGAGCGGTTTTCGGGCGCCAGAAGGCGGCGATGTTGTCGTGAACTTCCTCCTTGGTCGGGATCTCAAAGAGGACCACACTGCCCTCTCCCCAATCTCCGATCGGTTCGACCCAGAGGCTTGGGCGACGCTCAAAGCGCGATTCGATGTCCTCGTAGGCAAAGAAGTTTCGTTCCCGCTGCATCAGGCCGAAGCCGCGAGGATTGAGATCATTGAATGTGCTGGCTTGCAGATCGCGCGGATTGTTGAGAGGACGCCAGAGTTGCTCGCCCTTTCCGTTGAACACGGCGAGCCCATCGGAGTCGTGCACGGCAGGGCGGAAATCGTCGACATCGTGTCGGTCGTTCGGACCGAAAAAGAACATGCTTGTCATGGGCGCCAGGCCGGCATGCTGCAGCTCGATCCGCGGATAGAGCGACATCTCCACGTCGAAGACCGTCGGAGCGCCCGGCCTGATCGTGAAGCGATAGCTTGCGGTAGCGCTCTTGCTGTCAAGCAGCGCATGGACCACCACAGATGTGGCACCCGGCGCGGGCTTCTCCAGCCAGAACGCCTTGAAGAAGGGAAATTCCTCCCCCTTGCTCTCGCCGGTATCGATCGACAGACCGCGCGCGGACAGGCCATAGGTCTCGCCTTTGGCAACGGCACGGAAGTAGCTGGCGCCGAGAAACGCGCAAACCTCGTCGTAATAGTCGGGGCGATTGATCGGGGCGTGAATGCGAAACCCGGCAAACCCGAGATCGGCGTCCGGTACCTGGCCGATATTGTCGCCGAATGCAAAATCGTCGCGCCGGTACCTGATCGGTACGGCTCGTCCGCCGGCGACCTCGTAAATGTCGACCCTGTTCTTATAGAAAAAGCCGCGGTGGAAAAACTGGACCTCGAAGGGCAGCTTCTCGCTCCGCCAAGCCGCGCGCTCCGGCAGAAAGCGAATTGACCGGTACTGATCGTAGGTGAGATCCTTGAGCGCGTCCGGGACCTTTTCCTCTGGTGGCGCAAAGGGCTTACTCGCCAAATTGCGGGCAAGGTCGCGGACATAAGAGGGACCAAACGGCAACTCCGCCGCCGATGCCGCAGAGACTGCGCCAGGTAGTAATGTCGCCAATGGCGTCAATGCCGAGGCTTCCAGGAATTGCCGGCGATTCAACTGTGCTACCCGTTCGGTTCCAACCGCAGTGCAACCCCCTCGTCGCGACCGAGTTCCACGGACGTCGCCGAATCCGGGCGGAGTGTGGCCGACGACCTCGTCGAGCGGGCTTGGGCGATTTCGCGCTGCTTGGCCTTGGTTGCGCCTGCAGGACAAGCTGCAATTTCCGATTGCGCATTCTTGAGCCAGGGCGGCGCGCAACGTTGTAGCCCCGAAGGTAACTGGATGATCGCTCTAGCGCACGAGCAGCAACTCCAGCTGGCTCTGCGCTTTCTTGACCGCCGTCGCATACCAGCTCTGGCTTGGTGCCTCCTTGGCGAAGCACGCCGTGTACGCGGTCATCGCGTTGTCTTCGCGGGTGATGTCGCCGCGCGGGTCTTTCTTGTCGATGGGTTTGGCCATCATCTGCTTCCAGACCTTTTCGCAGGCCGGGATCTCAGCCGTCTTCACCGCGTCGCTTGCGGCGAGAAAGAAGACCTTGTCGCCCTGGATCGCGACGACGTCGATTTCATGCGGCGGTCCCTTCAAATCGCCATTGCCGCGCACGCCCAGTACGGCGACCGCAGCGCTCGCTGCCGCGGGCTTCGTGATCGGCAGCTCGGCATATTTGGCGAAGGCGGAGTCCTGGATCGCCTGATAGTAGAAGCGGTCCGATTTGAACGCCGCGCCGATCTCCTGCGGCATGCCGTCCTCGCGGTGCTCGCGAAGCCAGTGCCTGAGCAAGCCGGTCGTGGTCGCCACCGCTTGCATCTTGTCGCCTTCGGAGGCGAAGCCGAGCCCGTCGAGATGGCCAAAGCCGGAGTCGCCCTTGAAGAGCGTGTCCGCATTCGTCTTGCCGTCGGCCGGCAGTCCCTTGATTGCGACGGGACCCACCAGGCTGCGCAGGACGCCCGTCAACTCGTTGAGCGCCGCATCGTGCTGCTTATAGGTCTCGTCGTTTTCCGCAGCTTTCGAGAACTTTGCGATGTAGCGATCGCGCAGGTCGAGATAATGCTGCTCGGGCGTGGCCGCATCGGCGGGCGTAGCGAAGACGAGCAGGCAGAGCAAGGCAAGCGATCTCATGCGATTTCCGGCAAGACGGGGGGATCTCCAGTCTTTGTGCCGGTGCCGGGCGGGAAGGTTCATCCGCGCCGGACGAACGCCCTACTCCGCCGGTGTCAGCTGCTGCCGGCTCGGGCGCATCGCCGCCGTCGCCCGCACGCGCACGCGGGCGCGGCGCTTGCGCCACCAGATCACGATTCCGGTGACCGAGAGCGCCGCCACCACCAGCCCCATGACCGAGATCAGAATGCGGCCGAACAGCCCGACGATGCGGCCCGAATGCAGCGGGAATTGCGCCTGTACGAAGATGTCGGCGGCGGTGCCGACCCAGGGCAGCCGTTCGCCGATCGGACGACCGTCCTCGCTGTCGTAATAGAGCTGCGCCGGGCCGACGCCGCCGGCGCCGTGATCGTCGCCGGGGTGGAAGAAGGCCGCGGCATAGACGCCGTGGGCCGGGCCGTGATTGACCGAGCCGACCGGGATGGTCCACCCTCGCCCCTTGCCGTCGACCGCCGCGCGCGCGGCGATGTCGGCGAAGCTGACCTTGGGCTCGATGGGGTCGTCGAGATCGCGATACGGCCGCTGCTCATAGGGCGTCGGCGTGTAGTTCGACACCATTTTCATCAGCGGCGAGAACACCTCGAAATAGAGGTTCAGCGAGAACGCCGTGAAGGCGATGATGAAGAGCACGCCCCAGGTCCACAGGCTGAAAGCGCGGTGGATATCGAAATTGATCCGGTAGGCGCTGCCTGACGTCTTGATGGTCCACGCGGGCGCCCAACGCGCCCAGAAGCCGCGTTCGAGCTGGCGCGTGACCTGGGGTGCCCGCGCCGCCCGGGCGCGCCGGCGCGAGGGCAGCGTCAAATACAAGCCGACGAAGCAGTCGATGGTCCAGATGATGGCGATCACGCCGAGCAGGCGCATGCCCCAGCGGTCGCTGCCCCAGAATTCCGGGATGTGCATGGTGTAGTGCAGCTTGTAGAGGAACGAGACGAAGTTTTCGCGCGTCACCGGACACACCGCGCCCCAATAGCGCCGGCCGAGCTCGGCGCCAGTATTGGGGTCCAGAAAGATCTGATTGTAGTCGAGCGGATAGCGCTTGCCGGTCGCGGGATCGATCCTGGGCATGACGAAGAACCACAGCGAGTGGCCCTCCTCCGGCGTCATGAACAGGTAGACAACGCGCGCGCGGGGATCGCGCTGCTCGATCATCTTGGCGAGATCGATCGAGGGAATGGCCGGGCCCTTGCTGCTGACGTCGAACAGATGGCTGTTCAGGACCTCGTCGATCTCGTGATCCCAGGAGATGATCGCCCCGGTGATACCGGAGAAGAACAGGAATCCGGCCGTGAGCAGTCCCGCCCAGCGATGCAGCTTGCCGAATATCGCTCTCATCGTCTTCTCTCATCAAGCAGGCCCGGCCGCCATTGCCGGACCGTCCTAGACCTCACCACCGATACGTCAGCTTGCCGATGGCCTTGCGTCCCTCTGCGTAGAAGCAGCCCGACAGGCTGTAACAGGCGGCGACGTAGCGGGTGTCGGCGAGATTGGTGACGTTCAGCGACAGGCGCCAATTGTCCCTGGTGTAGGCGAGCAGCGCGTCCAGCACGGTCGCGGATCCGACCTTGAATGTATTGGCGTCATCGCCCCAGGTCGCGCCGACATAGCGGACGCCGCCGCCGAACTGCAGGCCCGCGAGCGGCCCGGTCTGAAGCGTATAGTCGTTCCACAGCGAGGCGCGGTTGAGCGGCACGGTGACCGGCGCCTTGCCGACATTCACCGGATCCTGCGTGACGATTGCATCGACATAGGCATAGGCCGCGCGCAGGTTCCAGCCGTCGGCGAGCGACATCGTGCCTTCGAGCTCGAGGCCGCGCGATTTCACTTGACCGGTCTGCTCGGCAATGTTGAGCGGAGGCGCAAAGGTGACGACGTTGTCGCGCGTCAGGTCGAAGGCGGCGAAGGTGAACAGCGCGTTCCATCCGAGCGGCTGGTACTTGACGCCCACCTCGTACTGCACGCCGGTCTCGGGATTGAGCAGCTGTCCGCTCGGGCCGGTCGCGAGCACCGGCAGGAACGATTCGAGTAGCTGAAATAGGGCGCGATGCCGTTGTCGAAATTGTACATCATTGCGGCGCGGCCGGTGAAGGCCGACGCATCCTTCGCGACCGACGTATTGAAGATGCCGCTGCCGACCTGCGTCGTTACAAAATCCTGGCGGCCACCGAGCTGGAACGAGAGCCGGCCGAGCTTGATCTGGTCCTGCGCGTAGAGGCCGACCTGCGACTGCTTGACCCCGGTGTCGTCGCTCATGGCGCCCATGGTCCAGTCGTAGCTGTAGACCGGGCTGAAGACGTTGATCTCGGGCGCGGACGTCGTGACGCCAAAGGCGGTGTCGCGGAATCTGGTGTTGCGATAGTCGATCCCGACCAGCGTGGTGTGGCTGAGAAAGCCGGTGGTGAATTTGCCCTGGAGCTGGTTGTCCACGGCGAAGGAGTCGATGTAGGAGTTGCTGTAGCTGCCGAAACGGGCGAGCTGTCCCGCGGCCTCGTCGGTATAGCCTCCGCCGAAAAACACCTTCTCCTCGTTGTGCTGGTAGGCGTAGCGCAAATTCTGCCGGAATGTGATGTTGTCGGTGAAATTGTGCGAGAGCTGGTAGCCGGCGGTCGCGATCTCGGTGTTGAACGCGTTGAAGCTCGGCACGCCCGCGAAGAACGAGACCGGGATGGTGCGGCCGTTGTTTGGCCACACCGTGCCCGAGGCCGGCAAGAACTGGAGGCCCCACCCTGCCCGGTCGCGCTGGTAGTTGGCGAGGATCGTGATGGTGGTGTCATCGTTCGGCTTGAACGTGACGGCGGGCGCGACGAAGACGCGGTTGTCCTTGGTGAAGTCGACCTGGGTTTCGCCGTCGCGCACCACGCCGGTCAGGCGCCACAGCACGGTGCCGTCCTTGTTGGCGGGACCGCCCATGTCGAACTGGCCCTGATAGCGGTTGAAGCTGCCGCCCGAGATCGAGACCTCGCCGAACTGCTGGGCCGTCGGCAGCTTGGTCACGTAGTTGAGGATGCCGCCGGTGCCGCTGCCGCCATACATCGCCGAGGATGGGCCCTTGAGAACCTCGAGACGCTCGGCGCCATAGGGATCGAGGCCGTTGAAGTGCACGTAATTGCTGGAGGAATCCGCAAACCGTCGACATAGAGGCCCGACATGGTGGTGTCGAAGCCGCGGATCTGGAGGGCGCCGAAGCGCGTGTCCGAGCCGCCGTTGACGTCGCCGCTGACGCCGGCGGTGTAGCGCAACGCCTCGCCGATCGAGACCGCGCCCTGGTTCCTGACCTGGTCGGTCGTGACGACGGAGACGGACTGCGGGGTTTCGATCAGCGGCGTATCCGTCTTGGTCGCGGTGCCGCTGCGCGTCGCAACGAAACCGCGCACCGGACCATTGGAGCGTTCACCGGTGGCGTCGTTCGAGGATGCCGACTGGGTTGGCGCAGCTTGCTGCGACGGAGAGCGACGATTGGCGCGCGCGGTGCGTGTCGCCGCTGACTGTCGCGTTGAGGCGACCGCTGCAGGCCGGGCGCGCTGAGCCGGGGCTTCGACGGTGACGGCGGGGATCTGCGTTTGCGCCTCCACGGCACCGAAGGGAACGACGAGAGCAAATGTGCTGGCCGCTCCGAGGAAGAGAGTCTGTATCTGTCGACGACGCGTGTCGGCACGCGAAGCAAGTTGGAAATCGGTCACGTTTGTCGAGGCCCCACGCACTGCCGGCTTCGCCGGTATCGTTTTTGATGCCTCGCCCTAACGCAGGCGATTTCGGAGTGCGATAGGAACTGCGTTAGAATTTCTCCAGACGCGTGCGCAACGCGTGCGACGAATGCACTCAGTCGTGTCTCGAAGTTTGGAATGCTTCCAGACCGACAAGAACCTGCTTGTTCGAAATGTCTTAAACGGCGTCAGCGATGTCGCAGCCGGCGATTAACCCGGCGCGCGAGATAATCGCCGGCGCTCTGCACGAGCTGCACCAGCGCGATCAGCACCACGACGACGGCCAGCATCATCTCCGGCATGAAGCGCTGATAGCCGTAGCGGATGCCGAGATCGCCCAGGCCTCCGCCTCCGACGGCGCCGACCATGGCGGAATAGCCGAGCAGGCTGACAACCGCGAGCGTCAGCGCCAGCAGAAGACCCGGCAGCGCTTCGGGGATCAGCACCTTGAGCACGATCTGCATCGGCGAGGCCCCGAACGAGGACGCCGTCTCGATCAGGCCGCCATCGACCTCGCGGATCGCGGCCTCGACCAGGCGCGCGATGAACGGCGCCGATGCGATCGTCAACGGTACGATCGCGGCCGTCGATCCGATCGAGGTGCCGGCCACCAACCGCGTGAACGGGATAATGGCGACGACCAGGATGATGAAAGGCGTGGATCGCGTCGCGTTGACGACGGCACCGAGCACGCGATTGACGATGGGCGCCGCGAACAGCTCGCCTTTCCGGCTGGTCGCGAGAAAGACGCCGAGCGGCAGGCCGAAGGCGGTGCCGATCAGCGCGGCGAGCCCGACCATGTACAGGCTCTCGCCGGTCGCCTGGATGATCAGGTTGATGAGTTCAGGCGACATAGCCGAGAGCGCTCCGCGGGGAATTGATATTGTGAAAGCCAGGCCAGCGTGCGCGTCGTCGCGTCCTCGCCGCCGGACATGCCGAGAGGGATACCAAGCGTCAGCGAGCCCACATGCTGGCCGCCGATCTCGTCGATGCGGGCCGACAGCAGCGACACGTCGAGGCCGAGCTCGCGCGCCAGCCGCGCCACCATCGTGTCGCCGGCCCCTGCCCCGCGCACCTTGACGCGGATCACGGCCTGTCCGGCCGGAGGCTGCTCCGAAACGATCCGGCTCGCCAGCGACACCGGCAGGCTGTCTCCGATTACTTCGGCCAGGAAGGATTGCGTGATCGGATGCTTGGGGTAGGTGAAGATGTTGGCGACATGGCCGCTCTCGACGACGCGGCCGGCATCGAGCACCACGACATCCCCCACAAGTTGGCGCACCACGGACATCTCATGGGTGATCAGTACGATGGTCACGCCCAGCTCGCGGTTGATGTTCGCGAGCAGATCGAGGATCGCCCGCGTGGTCTGCGGATCGAGCGCCGAGGTCGCCTCATCCGACAGCAGCACGCTCGGCCGCGTCGCGAGCGCACGGGCAATGCCGACGCGCTGCTTCTGGCCGCCGGAGAGTTCTGACGGGTAGCGATCGTGCTTGTCTGCGATGCCCACCAGCGCAAGCAGCTCGGCCACGCGCGCGCGGATATCGGCCTTGGCCCAGCCGGCGATCTCCAGCGGCAGCGCGATGTTGGCGGCAGCGGTGCGGGAGGACAGCAGATTGAAGTGCTGGAAGATCATGCCGATCGAGCGCTGCGCCAGCCGCAAGTCGCGGCCCGAGAGCGCCGAGATATCTCTGTTATCGACGACGACGCGGCCCGTGGTCGGCCTCTCCAGGCCGTTGATGAGCCGGACCAGGCTCGATTTGCCGGCGCCGGAGCGGCCGATGATTCCGGTGATCGAACCGCGCGGGATGGCGAAGTCGATGTTTTGCAGGGCATTGACGCCGGGCTTGCCGCGATAGGCCGGATAGGTTTTCGAGATGCCTTCGAAGCGGACCATCGCGTCGGACGCAGTCGCGGCAGGTGAGATCGCGTGAGCTGAGATCGCGTCAAACTTTTCGATCGGCTGTCCGATCGCGAGCGACGGGTGGACGTTCATGGAGGCGGCCTTCATGCACAATAGTTCCCTTGCCCCTGGGCATCCGGGAACGGTCGCATCAAGCGACGGAGAGTGAAACCGCGATGAGGACTCGGCTGGAGCGCGCTGCACCGCAGCACGCACAATCGCCCTTTCGGGTCGCTCTGGCAATGTCAGATATTTGCGGGGAGTTGGACGAAGTTTTTCAAATGTCTTCCCGCTGAAGAAAATTCATCTGCCGCCGCATTGCCTCCCGCCCGACTCAGTGGACCTGCAACCAGGGCCATACGATCAGCAGGAGCCCCGCGAAATAGAGCATCCCAAAGATCAGCCCAAAACCCCAGAACTGACCCTTGCCGATATAGCCGCTCCCGAAATACATCGGCGCCGGCCCGGTCGCGTAAGGCGAGATCACCCCCATCAGGCCGAGCGAATACATGCAGAGCATGGCGAGCGTCGTGACTGGTAGGTCGGGGATGCCGGATCCGACCGCGAGCACCACGGGCAGCACGGCGGCGGCATGCGAGGTGATGCTCGAGAAGAAATAGTGGATCCAGAAGAACAGCGCGACCAGCAGGAGCATTGCGGTCGACGGCGACAGCCCGGCGAGCGGCTTTGCGTATTCGGTCGCGAACCATTTGATGAAGCCGATCTCGTTGAGGCCCGAGGCCAGCGTCAGCAGCGAGGTGAAATAGAAGAACACCTCCCAGGCGCCCTTCTCGGCGACGATGTCGGCAAACTCGATCACGCCCGTCACCAGCATCAGCGAGATCACGATGAACACGACGGTGGTGGCGTTGACGAAATTCGAGCCCAGAAGCGGCACGCGGATGTCCGGGCTCGAGCCCGCGATCCACAGGAACATCGCGAGCAAGATCAGCGCCAGCATGATCCATTCATTGCGCGACATCGGGCCCATCTCCGCGAGCTCCTTCGATGCCCATTCGGAAATTTCCGGGCTGCTCTTCACCTCGGGGCGGCAGACCGCGTAGCTGAGCAGCGGGACCAGCACCATCAGGAGCAGGCCGAGCGGCGCAAAGCCGATGAACCA from Bradyrhizobium lupini harbors:
- the mdoH gene encoding glucans biosynthesis glucosyltransferase MdoH, yielding MGALTTSPALSLELGTRYLPDETPLPMQPCRLDRTNRADPGRLRTAPAVAARRLFILGGTVAITAAGAVEMYDVLKVGGVTVLEGMVFGLFLVLLAWIAFSFVSSVAGFFVLLRGRPDVLPMDSQGPLPTITGRTAMLLPTYNEDQHHLMARLRAMYESVGETGQDPLFDWFLLSDTTDPDIWIAEELAFLELQRNCGSGHLYYRHRSDNTARKSGNIAEWVRRFGGAYDYMIILDADSLMSGETIVRLAGAMESNSQAALIQTLPIVVNARTLISRLQQFSGRLYGPLIAAGNTWWHASEGNYWGHNAIIRVQAFAQEAGLPELRGRKPFGGHILSHDFVEAALMRRAGWGIFMAPGLGGSFEEVPPSLLDFAARDRRWCQGNLQHLAVLPARGLHWVSRLHLLTGIGSYLTAPLWLLFLLLGILTSLQAYFVKPEYFPKGFSLFPTWPAQDPVLAAWVFAATMGLLIVPKLLAYLVLLTKRAERQAFGGGFRVLLAVVAESLLAALIAPSMMIFQSTAVAEILLGRDAGWQVQRRSDGRITRDEVYRKFTVPTLCGLAMAASAYAVSLPLLLWMSPVIIGLVCAIPIGLVTSTAPRMARLFATPEDNRVPALLQRARELASLDRIEPHGALIELRQNPALLGPHMQSLETPPRKSGQIDIDLAIGRAKIEQSDDFEEVVSSLSARETLAVLKHPHALEQVMRMPRATASAEV
- a CDS encoding glucan biosynthesis protein G, which codes for MNRRQFLEASALTPLATLLPGAVSAASAAELPFGPSYVRDLARNLASKPFAPPEEKVPDALKDLTYDQYRSIRFLPERAAWRSEKLPFEVQFFHRGFFYKNRVDIYEVAGGRAVPIRYRRDDFAFGDNIGQVPDADLGFAGFRIHAPINRPDYYDEVCAFLGASYFRAVAKGETYGLSARGLSIDTGESKGEEFPFFKAFWLEKPAPGATSVVVHALLDSKSATASYRFTIRPGAPTVFDVEMSLYPRIELQHAGLAPMTSMFFFGPNDRHDVDDFRPAVHDSDGLAVFNGKGEQLWRPLNNPRDLQASTFNDLNPRGFGLMQRERNFFAYEDIESRFERRPSLWVEPIGDWGEGSVVLFEIPTKEEVHDNIAAFWRPKTALQAKSENNYTYRLHWGPDAPKPNSLARFTRTGVGARGDDSKLFVLEIVGDGLKAVDPNKVRGAVSADKSEIKNVVTQPNPETGGWRLSFQCAVKDAPIELRAILMQGEQPISEVWVYRWAP
- the fsrB gene encoding siderophore utilization protein FsrB — protein: MRAIFGKLHRWAGLLTAGFLFFSGITGAIISWDHEIDEVLNSHLFDVSSKGPAIPSIDLAKMIEQRDPRARVVYLFMTPEEGHSLWFFVMPRIDPATGKRYPLDYNQIFLDPNTGAELGRRYWGAVCPVTRENFVSFLYKLHYTMHIPEFWGSDRWGMRLLGVIAIIWTIDCFVGLYLTLPSRRRARAARAPQVTRQLERGFWARWAPAWTIKTSGSAYRINFDIHRAFSLWTWGVLFIIAFTAFSLNLYFEVFSPLMKMVSNYTPTPYEQRPYRDLDDPIEPKVSFADIAARAAVDGKGRGWTIPVGSVNHGPAHGVYAAAFFHPGDDHGAGGVGPAQLYYDSEDGRPIGERLPWVGTAADIFVQAQFPLHSGRIVGLFGRILISVMGLVVAALSVTGIVIWWRKRRARVRVRATAAMRPSRQQLTPAE
- a CDS encoding methionine ABC transporter permease; translation: MSPELINLIIQATGESLYMVGLAALIGTAFGLPLGVFLATSRKGELFAAPIVNRVLGAVVNATRSTPFIILVVAIIPFTRLVAGTSIGSTAAIVPLTIASAPFIARLVEAAIREVDGGLIETASSFGASPMQIVLKVLIPEALPGLLLALTLAVVSLLGYSAMVGAVGGGGLGDLGIRYGYQRFMPEMMLAVVVVLIALVQLVQSAGDYLARRVNRRLRHR
- a CDS encoding DASS family sodium-coupled anion symporter translates to MTTGTQAPEAKGFRWKLIAPLAVWLLIYLWPVPAGLNANQWHYFAIFAAVITGLILESMPVGAVGLIGLTVAGVGGYIDPDPTKSLRWMLAGFAESTVWLIVGAFVFSIGYRKSQLGRRIALVLVQKLGTNTLGLGYAVAMSDFLLAPATPSNTARSGGIVYPIISNIPRIYGSEPGPTAGKIGTYVMWTAFASTAVTSSLFFTALAPNAAALAIAKKTAGIDVSWAQWFIGFAPLGLLLMVLVPLLSYAVCRPEVKSSPEISEWASKELAEMGPMSRNEWIMLALILLAMFLWIAGSSPDIRVPLLGSNFVNATTVVFIVISLMLVTGVIEFADIVAEKGAWEVFFYFTSLLTLASGLNEIGFIKWFATEYAKPLAGLSPSTAMLLLVALFFWIHYFFSSITSHAAAVLPVVLAVGSGIPDLPVTTLAMLCMYSLGLMGVISPYATGPAPMYFGSGYIGKGQFWGFGLIFGMLYFAGLLLIVWPWLQVH